In Torulaspora globosa chromosome 1, complete sequence, a genomic segment contains:
- the MBA1 gene encoding Mba1p (ancestral locus Anc_8.561), which produces MRSVIGTALRPLRPLGFSPQIVSFSTSRAILQEKTEKKKKPVDFNPRNLGIASQIYIPTSYKNLPNVFAHPVTFFNALIRRVYTFGLNTVQVGLFRYQSGLKPQFLLWKNKAIEIYVNVNSAFAQRKLDEVKPSVSLWVEEALEARSRQLPRYVKLDWKLVKFNQVPKLVSVQAMMIPGKPLENIQLVYKFDTIQRLVKLNKKTNEAEKLDRNVVDYVAFICDATTNDMVLLGSVFENKPHDKLPKSHEDDNQVAIRRMKTSGDLFRLPPQ; this is translated from the coding sequence ATGAGATCAGTTATTGGGACTGCTCTAAGGCCATTGAGACCGTTGGGCTTTTCTCCCCAGATAGTCTCGTTTAGCACAAGTCGTGCTATTCTGCAAGAGAAAAccgaaaagaagaagaaaccgGTGGATTTTAATCCTAGAAACCTTGGTATTGCATCTCAAATCTACATCCCGACGTCGTACAAAAATTTGCCGAATGTTTTTGCACATCCTgtcactttcttcaatgcattgaTCAGAAGAGTGTACACGTTTGGACTTAACACTGTACAGGTTGGACTCTTCCGGTACCAATCGGGTCTGAAACCGCAGTTCCTGCTGTGGAAAAACAAAGCGATCGAAATCTACGTGAATGTGAACTCGGCGTTTGCACAACGCAAGCTCGATGAGGTAAAACCAAGCGTATCGTTGTGGGTAGAAGAGGCTCTGGAGGCTAGATCTCGCCAGCTGCCTAGATACGTGAAGCTGGATTGGAAACTGGTCAAGTTCAACCAAGTGCCAAAACTGGTGTCTGTTCAGGCGATGATGATACCCGGCAAGCCGCTGGAGAATATCCAACTTGTGTACAAGTTCGATACGATTCAGAGGCTGGTCAAACTGAATAAGAAGACTAACGAGGCTGAAAAACTCGATAGGAATGTTGTTGACTACGTGGCGTTCATTTGCGACGCTACGACCAACGACATGGTGCTTCTGGGTTCTGTTTTCGAAAATAAGCCACACGACAAGCTGCCTAAGAGCCACGAGGATGACAACCAAGTTGCCATACGGAGAATGAAGACAAGTGGGGATCTTTTCAGGCTCCCACCTCAGTAG
- the SEC16 gene encoding COPII coat assembly protein SEC16 (ancestral locus Anc_8.562), with translation MTPEAKRRKNQKKKQRQKQKKQAEKLAVEEPIIEQSQDDSVESADVLSQSVDESDMNTTTTTAPLENETENPDAAECKGSPEDMEIIRSLQIDRGISIQGQLEKKLSKEVTIIDDIPKNDSSDDVNIVEADHNVAVPSDAARRETDLPIESFKELESDPQSVEVNTYPDVLNTFTSSDSIEPEADTDRVESVATIAPKGNDATQGTITMTAVTPNNGEEANGESFGGSFQNADDESVSQMASQPAEQVHEHEEALESASDISVASSFIDQQPQALGEAENLSAGIPSEAEHSTRADNGADLSPGVNHEFGQATKMFPDNNSQTDEVMLFGVQNENMNSSNPSPSDDKQIEDLFMHDDESNEVMPWEAVSASETRDLELEKRMTPMDKTIGAPKPTKLEHLETSNKTIERNENNGKITTEDEPMQFKNISATALDEKSDDMLFRTQAPLLGQVDDHFIKAGEEKAFLQNELNSSEPVENLKQHQIIPKQEQNTDKLAAIFGADDTADDKFWLNEHSQIDRSSHVPQPENRPSEQEQGKTKTKFSFLQEDDDLLDEEDDGFLSSDGEESIAQTTNNESSGAFDADSVSHVAPTNERPSQPVEASDFTSSISSLPTDGARSRYEPVQYSKNQDSAPPHAGRSVPSQYGIATPQFALQTNLPAQPQNLGGNREAVEKINEEKKKSDAYDFPLDLFPEKKKIVHAKPVKIPTFVAGASQQGLDRITPGAVGQTDARRSIGNRSTFEAPLPKNPYASLVTPQSKVSTGYQMPIQGIIPPVPVSSSIAPAKSLQDNSPSVSSQYPAINPYMQISRSRGHSNASAGGRSSKGIDRAVPDTTPLPFPSASRKTSATKYAPTSPSQGSYQYAPGKGNGLNGSSMNPPHFGGLPNMNPEVNLQPVPYRGVSSTNAVTNPPLIPYGSLPSATTLPVQDFVLPALKVPDSLPPTNVLSPTSASTTRRFHARSNSSVYTPNQSEYTSKYAPTVHPQYQNSYPMPQQEVQDPNFPLTTGRSIRTGPPIDRPVPEASAFDKPVDNQALLHRQFPLMHWSASDKIVCAVPVETSPNSYIMGPGSSLQSLEVSHLESKIPGTNLLKSFPGPLIKNKVKKKDVDKWLEISLGDYADSSLEYTLLAILKLKLADSTGWKDISRCLYDSDELLSYLSQPLTDSKSKPVTPKLDGADQLKVLAYLQTGGREMALAIAMEKRDYAMALLIGSLMGKDKWTQVVETYLKNEFSVESNVSNFSTNLLSLMFQVFIGNSKRAVQEFYSDGAKGRWATENWRIVVAAVLNNIEVTCEKSMNYAVPPMINEFLVEYGVFLAQRGLSAEACIVFVIANLPLSSSPIADTSVKFEHIGGLLSLEGCIFSEIYEFVNCSDAKGYGSLYSHKLYHAFCLQEHGFFSAASRYVDHLTGVLKQLPKKDPATWQMARGLNELSSRLAGSSTGWLGKPTLSSVWGQLDKSFNKYIAGDDDSLIKKPQGKKVFDGFTPVTSRNSSMLNVNQYQFTPAHNQAQHSTFKPDQQVLLAAGTANPIENPVQGLVNKNPVSKSLTDHGPPTTSPYSVASSPQQPKYQRVHSTVSPAHFPLRRVQTEQAGGTNVTDLHPLKTGTEQIERKDSCIVKNETGYYPGTAAAPSASIGRSSPYYCSTPDLLQNRSLEPSDNLSPAEPQLGELSGNNHPSEPLDVHSAPQSNQNESSKMTSFNGAEDHKLLISDNEAPYKQENYSQVSVAGFEVMVEGRRKSASNEPLEGPAKDMVDTSDVNADRRMINYESDLTIGAAFSSTSHSGVYNHSHAPESLTAKLSESDIGAAGVSAFDSNGDMRQSKQESLGETVDRQMSNAGFVATDRFNDSSFDKQETVEGREGEVRQVAKEYSGSTTDVSSPSNARSETSVSGLINPYAPPLTSKSYEPHPRKEVSPFGDPANTNGYIADSQAYKREQVSVKAGEKPPLVISSPVERPAASASANRFDPIRPAEALTADIFEPVIKKSSASRAFAPLVVQSSEDQYDDMVEDESDDEDEEERRRQAEQEKRKKEEEEKKRKEKESAEAKKNKQKQDEKASGWFSWLKKDPNEKKPIKAKLGHKSTFYYDEKLKRWVNKDSSETEKEKMASPPPPPPVVKRMDNGPKTKPLPGPETQLKDTGGAILPKNPITGAPLKSLSTNSPDTGDKPAIPPTANHSGINLSGKKANGLDDLLSLTGNNGGASKRKRKPGRGYVNVMDNK, from the coding sequence ATGACACCTGAGGccaagagaaggaagaatcagaagaagaaacagagacagaagcagaagaaacaAGCCGAGAAGCTCGCTGTAGAGGAACCTATCATTGAGCAATCGCAGGATGATTCCGTGGAAAGCGCTGATGTGCTGTCGCAGTCAGTTGACGAAAGCGATATGAACACAACTACCACAACAGCGCCGCTGGAGAATGAGACCGAGAATCCTGATGCAGCGGAATGTAAGGGTTCGCCCGAGGATATGGAAATAATAAGGAGCCTTCAGATCGATAGAGGAATTAGCATCCAGGGACAGCTAGAAAAGAAGCTGTCCAAAGAAGTCACGATAATTGATGATATACCTAAAAACGACTCCTCAGATGATGTTAATATTGTTGAGGCAGACCATAATGTGGCAGTGCCCTCTGATGCAGCACGGCGAGAGACAGATCTTCCTATCGAATCATTCAAAGAGCTAGAGAGCGATCCACAGTCTGTGGAGGTAAACACATATCCTGACGTGTTGAACACTTTCACATCCAGTGATTCAATCGAACCAGAGGCAGATACGGATAGAGTTGAATCCGTTGCAACCATTGCACCGAAGGGCAATGACGCAACGCAGGGAACGATCACTATGACAGCTGTGACACCGAATaatggagaagaagccaatGGAGAATCATTTGGGGGCAGTTTTCAGAAtgcagatgatgaaagtgTATCTCAGATGGCTTCGCAGCCAGCTGAGCAGGTCCACGAGCATGAAGAGGCGCTTGAGAGCGCTTCAGACATATCTGTAGCATCCAGCTTCATAGATCAACAACCACAGGCGCTAGGTGAAGCTGAAAACCTATCGGCGGGAATTCCGTCTGAAGCTGAGCATTCGACACGCGCTGATAACGGCGCCGATCTTTCGCCAGGCGTTAACCATGAGTTTGGTCAAGCGACGAAAATGTTCCCCGATAACAATAGCCAGACGGATGAGGTAATGCTATTCGGAGTTCAGAATGAAAATATGAATTCTAGCAACCCTTCGCCATCAGATGATAAGCAGATCGAAGATTTATTCATGCATGACGACGAAAGTAATGAAGTGATGCCCTGGGAGGCAGTCAGTGCATCAGAAACTAGAGACTTGGAATTAGAAAAACGCATGACGCCCATGGATAAGACAATTGGAGCTCCTAAACCTACCAAGCTAGAGCATCTCGAAACCAGTAATAAAACGATTGAAAGGAATGAAAATAATGGAAAAATTACCACAGAAGACGAACCGATGCAATTCAAGAATATATCTGCTACAGCGCTGGATGAGAAAAGTGATGACATGCTGTTTAGGACACAGGCTCCTTTATTGGGGCAAGTAGATGatcatttcatcaaagccggtgaagaaaaggccTTTCTGCAGAACGAGCTTAATTCATCGGAACCAGTtgaaaacttgaagcaGCATCAAATTATTCCGAAACAAGAACAGAATACCGACAAACTGGCCGCTATTTTTGGTGCTGACGATACAGCAGATGATAAGTTCTGGTTGAACGAGCATTCGCAAATTGATAGATCTTCCCACGTACCTCAACCAGAGAATCGGCCATCGGAGCAAGAACAAGGTAAAACTAAGACGAAATTCTCTTTCCTGCAGGAGGATGATGACTTGttggatgaggaagatgacgGCTTTCTATCCTCTGATGGCGAAGAATCCATCGCCCAAACTACGAACAACGAAAGTAGTGGTGCTTTCGATGCCGATTCAGTATCCCATGTGGCCCCTACCAACGAGCGTCCTAGCCAGCCTGTTGAAGCATCCGACTTCACTTCGTCCATATCATCTCTGCCAACGGATGGGGCCAGATCTAGATATGAGCCGGTACAATACTCGAAGAATCAAGATAGTGCGCCACCACATGCAGGTCGTAGTGTACCGTCGCAATACGGCATTGCAACTCCTCAATTCGCTCTACAGACTAATCTCCCGGCTCAACCCCAGAACCTCGGAGGAAATCGAGAAGCCGTTGAGAAGATTaacgaagaaaagaagaaatcggACGCTTATGATTTTCCTCTTGACCTCTTCCccgaaaagaagaaaattgTGCATGCCAAGCCTGTCAAGATTCCCACTTTTGTAGCAGGAGCGTCGCAGCAGGGGCTGGATAGAATTACTCCTGGAGCGGTGGGCCAGACTGATGCGCGACGCTCTATTGGCAACAGGTCAACTTTCGAAGCGCCACTACCAAAAAATCCTTATGCAAGCTTAGTGACGCCGCAAAGCAAAGTCTCAACTGGTTATCAGATGCCAATTCAAGGAATTATCCCCCCAGTTCCTGTATCATCATCTATTGCTCCAGCAAAGTCGCTGCAGGACAATTCTCCGTCCGTGAGCTCTCAGTATCCAGCAATAAACCCTTATATGCAAATTTCTAGGAGTAGAGGTCACAGCAATGCATCTGCTGGCGGCCGTTCCTCGAAAGGTATTGACAGAGCTGTACCCGATACTACTCCGTTGCCGTTTCCATCTGCATCCAGAAAAACCTCTGCAACAAAATACGCGCCAACCTCTCCATCACAAGGGTCATACCAATATGCCCCCGGCAAAGGAAACGGACTCAACGGATCATCTATGAACCCACCACACTTCGGCGGCTTACCAAATATGAATCCAGAGGTAAACCTGCAACCCGTTCCTTACCGCGGTGTATCAAGCACGAACGCAGTGACGAACCCACCGCTTATCCCTTATGGCAGTCTGCCAAGTGCAACTACGCTTCCAGTTCAGGACTTTGTGCTTCCAGCACTTAAGGTTCCTGATTCGCTGCCTCCAACTAATGTGCTTTCACCCACTTCAGCTTCCACGACTAGGAGGTTTCACGCTCGCTCGAACTCGAGTGTTTACACTCCGAACCAGAGTGAATATACTTCGAAATATGCTCCCACGGTTCATCCGCAATACCAAAACAGTTATCCTATGCCTCAGCAGGAAGTCCAAGATCCAAACTTTCCGCTTACGACTGGGAGAAGTATTCGCACCGGTCCGCCGATCGACAGGCCAGTTCCAGAAGCTTCAGCTTTCGACAAGCCTGTGGATAATCAAGCTTTGCTACATCGCCAGTTTCCTTTGATGCACTGGAGCGCGTCAGATAAAATTGTTTGCGCGGTACCAGTAGAGACATCTCCCAACTCATACATTATGGGACCAGGCTCTTCTTTACAATCGTTGGAAGTCAGCCACCTTGAATCTAAGATTCCTGGCACTAACCTTCTCAAATCATTCCCAGGACCGCTCATAAAGAATAAAgtaaagaagaaggatgtCGATAAGTGGTTAGAAATTAGCTTAGGTGACTACGCTGACTCATCTTTGGAATATACCTTGCTAGCAATATTGAAACTCAAACTCGCAGACTCCACCGGCTGGAAGGATATTTCTCGCTGCTTGTATGACTCAGATGAGTTACTGTCGTACCTTTCCCAGCCATTAACTGATTCAAAGTCCAAGCCAGTCACTCCGAAGCTTGATGGAGCTGATCAACTGAAAGTATTAGCATATCTGCAGACTGGAGGACGCGAGATGGCGCTGGCCATTGCTATGGAAAAAAGAGATTATGCGATGGCACTTTTGATTGGTAGTTTAATGGGCAAAGACAAGTGGACACAGGTAGTCGAAACttatttgaagaatgaattTTCGGTTGAATCTAATGTCTCCAATTTTTCCACTAATTTACTGTCTTTGATGTTTCAAGTTTTCATTGGTAATTCAAAGAGAGCCGTACAAGAATTTTACAGTGATGGCGCGAAAGGACGGTGGGCAACGGAGAACTGGAGAATCGTAGTTGCCGCTGTTCTAAACAACATCGAAGTGACTTGCGAGAAATCAATGAACTATGCGGTCCCTCCGATGATTAATGAGTTCCTGGTGGAATACGGCGTCTTTTTAGCCCAAAGAGGATTAAGTGCAGAGGCCTGCATTGTGTTTGTGATAGCCAATTTACCGctatcttcttcgccaatTGCTGATACATCGGTGAAATTCGAGCATATTGGTGGCCTTTTGTCGTTGGAAGGTTGCATATTTTCTGAAATTTATGAGTTCGTAAATTGTTCGGATGCAAAGGGCTATGGAAGCTTATACTCGCATAAGTTGTATCATGCTTTCTGCCTACAAGAACATGGCTTTTTCTCGGCTGCTTCTCGATATGTGGATCACCTCACCGGTGTGCTGAAGCAATTACCAAAAAAGGACCCAGCTACTTGGCAGATGGCGCGTGGTTTAAACGAGTTGTCCAGTAGGTTGGCCGGCTCGTCTACGGGGTGGTTAGGCAAGCCAACCTTGAGCAGCGTTTGGGGACAATTGGACAAATCTTTCAATAAATATATTGCGGGTGATGACGACTCTCTAATAAAGAAGCCGCAGGGGAAAAAGGTTTTTGATGGCTTCACACCTGTTACGTCTAGAAACTCTTCGATGCTGAATGTCAACCAATACCAATTTACTCCAGCTCACAATCAAGCTCAACATTCGACTTTCAAACCAGATCAGCAAGTTCTTTTAGCAGCGGGCACTGCCAATCCGATAGAAAATCCCGTTCAAGGGTTAGTGAACAAAAATCCAGTTTCAAAAAGTTTGACTGATCACGGCCCACCTACTACGTCTCCATACAGCGTGGCTTCATCTCCCCAGCAGCCCAAATATCAGAGAGTGCATAGTACCGTTAGTCCTGCTCACTTTCCGCTGAGAAGAGTACAAACTGAACAAGCAGGAGGTACAAACGTCACTGATCTTCATCCGCTTAAAACTGGGACAGAACAAATTGAACGTAAAGATTCTTGCATTGTGAAAAATGAAACCGGTTATTATCCTGGTACCGCtgcagctccttcagcttcgatAGGTCGCTCCTCACCATACTACTGCTCTACGCCAGACTTACTTCAAAACAGATCTCTGGAGCCATCAGATAACTTATCACCAGCTGAACCACAGCTTGGAGAACTTAGCGGTAACAACCATCCATCTGAGCCACTCGATGTCCATTCGGCCCCGCAATCGAATCAAAACGAATCCTCCAAAATGACTTCCTTCAATGGTGCTGAAGATCACAAGCTGTTAATTTCTGATAATGAGGCTCCCTACAAGCAGGAAAACTATAGTCAAGTTTCCGTTGCGGGTTTTGAAGTAATGGTTGAAGGTCGACGCAAATCTGCAAGTAATGAACCGCTTGAAGGCCCCGCCAAGGATATGGTTGACACGTCAGATGTGAATGCTGATCGACGCATGATCAACTACGAAAGTGACCTCACAATTGGTGCAGCTTTCTCTTCGACGTCACACAGTGGCGTATACAATCACAGTCATGCACCTGAAAGTCTCACTGCCAAACTTTCTGAATCTGATATTGGTGCCGCAGGGGTGAGTGCTTTTGATTCGAACGGAGATATGCGCCAGAGCAAGCAAGAAAGCCTAGGAGAAACAGTAGATCGTCAAATGTCCAATGCAGGCTTTGTTGCTACTGACCGCTTCAATGACTCGTCCTTTGATAAGCAAGAGActgttgaaggaagagaaggcGAAGTTCGCCAGGTTGCCAAGGAATACAGCGGCAGTACTACTGATGTATCTTCGCCATCAAACGCAAGATCGGAAACCTCAGTCTCCGGCCTGATAAATCCTTACGCTCCCCCGCTTACTTCAAAATCATACGAGCCGCATCCCCGCAAAGAAGTCTCTCCTTTCGGCGATCCAGCGAACACAAATGGATATATCGCTGATAGCCAAGCCTATAAACGTGAGCAAGTCTCGGTGAAAGCAGGCGAGAAGCCTCCGCTGGTCATCTCTTCCCCTGTTGAACGACCCGCTGCTAGCGCATCGGCTAACAGATTTGATCCGATTAGGCCAGCCGAGGCCTTGACGGCGGATATTTTCGAGCCAGTCATCAAGAAgtcatcagcttcaagagctttcgCCCCTCTAGTTGTTCAGTCCTCAGAAGATCAATATGACGATATGGTCGAGGATGAGTCagacgacgaggacgaagaagagcgGAGACGCCAAGCGGAGCaggagaagaggaagaaagaggaagaagagaagaagagaaaggagaaagaaagcgcggaagcgaagaagaacaaaCAGAAGCAAGATGAAAAAGCTAGTGGGTGGTTTAGCTGGTTAAAGAAAGATCCCAACGAGAAAAAGCCAATCAAAGCCAAACTGGGGCACAAGAGTACATTTTATTACGATGAGAAGTTGAAGCGCTGGGTGAacaaagattcttctgagaccgaaaaagagaaaatgGCCTCTCCTCCTCCACCCCCACCTGTCGTTAAAAGAATGGACAATGGTCCCAAGACCAAACCACTGCCTGGCCCTGAAACGCAGTTAAAAGACACTGGTGGAGCAATTCTCCCCAAAAATCCAATAACCGGGGCTCCTCTGAAATCCTTGTCAACAAATTCTCCGGACACAGGAGACAAACCTGCGATCCCACCCACGGCGAACCATTCTGGTATCAATCTATCCGGAAAAAAAGCGAACGGTCTTGACGATTTACTTTCGCTAACTGGAAACAATGGCGGTGCTTCAAAACGGAAAAGAAAACCCGGTAGAGGATACGTAAATGTTATGGACAATAAATAA
- the ELP3 gene encoding Elongator subunit ELP3 (ancestral locus Anc_8.563), with amino-acid sequence MGRSGKGPKNNKQKLAPEKERFIQCCSDITLELTSSLTSGTTREINLNGLITKYSKKYKLRQQPRLTDVINAIPDQYKKYLLPKLKAKPVRTASGIAVIAVMCKPHRCPHIAYTGNICVYCPGGPDSDFEYSTQSYTGYEPTSMRAIRARYDPYEQARGRIEQLKQLGHSIDKVEYIIMGGTFMSLPKDYREDFIVKLHNALSGFNGNDITEAIQYSQQSLTKCVGITIETRPDYCTQTHLDDMLKYGCTRLEIGVQSLYEDVARDTNRGHTVKAVCETFSVAKDAGYKVVSHMMPDLPNVGMERDIEQFKEYFENPAFRTDGLKIYPTLVIRGTGLYELWKTGRYKSYNANALVDLVARIMALVPPWTRIYRVQRDIPMPLVTSGVDNGNLRELALARMKDFGTKCRDVRTREVGIQEVHHKVQPDQVELIRRDYYANGGWETFLSYEDPKKDILIGLLRLRKASKKYTYRKEFTSQRTSIVRELHVYGSVVPLHSRDPRKFQHQGFGTLLMEEAERIALEEHGSEKISVISGVGVRTYYGKLGYELDGPYMSKKLVPSY; translated from the coding sequence ATGGGACGTAGCGGAAAGGGCCCCAAAAACAACAAGCAAAAACTGGCTCCCGAGAAGGAGAGGTTCATCCAATGCTGTTCGGACATCACTTTAGAGTTGACCAGCTCTTTGACCTCGGGTACTACTAGAGAAATAAACCTGAACGGCTTGATTACCAAGTACTCCAAGAAATACAAGCTGAGGCAGCAGCCAAGACTCACGGACGTTATTAATGCCATCCCAGACCAGTACAAGAAGTATCTGCTTCCGAAATTGAAGGCTAAACCGGTGAGAACTGCATCAGGGATTGCAGTCATTGCAGTCATGTGTAAGCCTCATCGTTGCCCGCATATCGCGTATACGGGTAACATCTGTGTCTACTGTCCTGGCGGTCCGGATTCGGATTTCGAGTACTCAACCCAGTCGTATACCGGTTATGAGCCTACCTCGATGCGAGCTATCAGGGCTCGTTATGATCCGTACGAACAGGCTCGCGGGAGAATCGAGCAGTTGAAGCAGCTGGGACACTCGATTGATAAGGTTGAGTATATTATTATGGGTGGCACTTTTATGTCCCTTCCCAAGGACTATCGAGAAGATTTCATTGTTAAACTTCACAACGCGCTGTCTGGTTTCAATGGCAACGACATTACCGAGGCAATCCAATATTCGCAGCAAAGTTTGACCAAATGTGTTGGTATAACGATTGAAACGAGACCCGATTACTGTACTCAAACGCATCTAGACGATATGTTGAAGTATGGTTGTACAAGACTGGAGATCGGCGTCCAATCGCTTTATGAAGATGTGGCCCGTGACACGAATAGAGGGCACACCGTGAAAGCAGTCTGCGAAACGTTCAGCGTTGCAAAGGATGCAGGATACAAGGTTGTCTCTCACATGATGCCTGATCTCCCCAACGTGGGCATGGAGAGGGACATTGAGCAGTTCAAAGAGTATTTTGAGAACCCAGCGTTCAGGACGGACGGGCTGAAGATCTACCCTACTTTAGTCATCAGAGGCACTGGTCTGTATGAGCTGTGGAAGACCGGCAGATATAAGTCGTACAACGCCAACGCCCTGGTGGATCTCGTGGCAAGAATCATGGCGCTTGTTCCGCCTTGGACCAGAATCTACCGTGTTCAAAGAGATATCCCTATGCCTCTAGTCACATCTGGTGTTGACAACGGTAACCTAAGAGAGTTGGCTTTAGCGAGGATGAAAGATTTTGGCACCAAATGTCGAGATGTAAGGACGAGAGAAGTTGGCATCCAGGAGGTTCATCACAAGGTTCAACCCGATCAGGTGGAATTGATCAGAAGGGATTACTACGCCAACGGAGGTTGGGAGACTTTCCTGTCGTACGAGGATCCCAAGAAGGATATCCTGATCGGtctgctgagattgagGAAGGCATCGAAGAAATACACATACAGAAAGGAATTCACCTCTCAGAGAACGTCGATCGTTAGAGAGCTGCATGTCTACGGATCCGTGGTACCTTTGCACTCCAGGGATCCTCGCAAATTTCAACATCAGGGTTTCGGTACTCTTTTGATGGAGGAAGCGGAGCGGATAGCCCTGGAAGAGCATGGCTCTGAGAAAATTTCGGTCATTTCCGGTGTTGGAGTAAGAACGTACTACGGTAAGCTAGGCTACGAACTTGATGGACCTTACATGTCGAAGAAACTCGTACCCTCTTACTGA
- the YDC1 gene encoding alkaline dihydroceramidase (ancestral locus Anc_8.564), whose amino-acid sequence MGLFRWPYPAESVEGYWGGVTSTIDWCEENYVVSKYIAEWSNTITNGTFVITALYSTWCAYRSRLEFRFILIGVGFALVGVGSWLFHMTLQYHYQLLDELPMIYATCIPTWSILCETQDTLTKNGASSPLSRQFSVGIIISVVVTLLSWVYLVFKIPEIHQTVYGFITVSVVVMSGILTHKFVSDAVAKKSLYQCMSIGIVTFLLGFLSWNLDNVFCSYWIHIRRNFLQLPLGVLLELHAWWHILTGTGIYYYIVYLQYLRVLTQGRGREYAMIWRWGFLAELVRKDAQITTKYSLSLFGPLVEQSSTESRKNR is encoded by the coding sequence ATGGGACTGTTTAGATGGCCGTATCCGGCGGAGTCTGTGGAAGGTTACTGGGGAGGTGTGACGTCGACGATCGACTGGTGTGAGGAGAACTATGTGGTGTCGAAATACATTGCTGAGTGGTCTAACACTATCACAAACGGTACGTTTGTGATCACGGCTCTGTATTCTACGTGGTGCGCGTACCGCAGCCGGTTGGAGTTTAGGTTTATACTGATCGGAGTCGGGTTTGCCCTGGTCGGAGTGGGTTCGTGGTTGTTCCACATGACGCTGCAGTACCACTACCAGCTGTTGGACGAGCTGCCCATGATCTATGCGACCTGCATCCCGACATGGAGTATTCTGTGCGAGACGCAGGACACGCTGACAAAGAACGGCGCAAGCAGTCCTCTTTCGAGACAGTTTTCCGTCGGGATCATCATATCCGTCGTGGTGACACTGTTGAGCTGGGTCTACCTGGTTTTCAAGATCCCAGAGATCCACCAGACCGTTTACGGGTTCATCACGGTCTCGGTGGTGGTGATGTCGGGGATCCTGACGCACAAGTTTGTGTCGGACGCCGttgccaagaaaagctTGTACCAATGCATGAGCATCGGGATTGTCACCTTCCTGCTCGGGTTCCTGTCGTGGAACCTGGACAACGTTTTTTGCTCGTATTGGATCCACATCAGACGGAATTTTCTCCAGCTGCCCCTCGGggtgctgctggagcttcACGCCTGGTGGCACATTTTGACTGGCACTGGTATCTACTACTACATCGTGTACCTGCAGTATCTGAGGGTACTGACGCAAGGTAGAGGCCGGGAGTATGCCATGATCTGGAGATGGGGGTTTTTAGCTGAGCTGGTCAGAAAAGACGCCCAGATTACTACTAAATATTCACTTTCCCTGTTTGGTCCTCTCGTGGAACAGAGCTCGACCGAGAGTCGCAAAAATAGGTAG